The stretch of DNA GTTTACCTGACTCGCCTTTGCCACCTTTTCCATGTAGTCCAGCGGGTATGATGTACAGGCGGTAGCAGCATAGGGGATATCATGCGCCGCCACGATGCGCAGCATGTCCTTCTTGGGCCTGTTTTCAAAGCACGGGCTCGGGGTGGTGCTGGTGGTGGCTCCGTAAGGGGTCAGGCTGCTCCTCTGAACGCCCGTGTTCATATACGCTTCGTTATCGTAGCAGATGTAGATGAATTTGTTGCCGCAGTCAATGGCACCGGATAATGACTGAATGCCGATGTCCGCCGTGCCGCCATCGCCGGAGAAGCCGACGACATGGATGTCCCCTCGACCGCGTCTCTTGAAGCCGGCGCTGATGCCCGAACAGGCGGCCGCGGTTGCGGCGAAGGCCATTACCGTGAACGGCACAAAGAACGGCGCCTGCGGGTAATAGCAGGAT from Chloroflexota bacterium encodes:
- a CDS encoding pyruvate synthase subunit beta, whose product is MKLKDISKEELYRASFGCAGCSAVLAVRLTLKVLGRNCVFVVPANCISTVSCYYPQAPFFVPFTVMAFAATAAACSGISAGFKRRGRGDIHVVGFSGDGGTADIGIQSLSGAIDCGNKFIYICYDNEAYMNTGVQRSSLTPYGATTSTTPSPCFENRPKKDMLRIVAAHDIPYAATACTSYPLDYMEKVAKASQVNGPTYVHVLTPCPTGWGFAPDAAIEIGRMAVESGMWKLTEFENGQFHTTYAPKRQRPVAEYFAAQARFRHLSPEQIAAIQKELDAARD